A single region of the Cinclus cinclus chromosome 10, bCinCin1.1, whole genome shotgun sequence genome encodes:
- the AMOTL2 gene encoding angiomotin-like protein 2, which yields MRTAEDSNGTVLHRLIQEQLRYGNLTENRTLLAIQQQALRGGGAGSPRSSLESLSPEESQMVQQSTRQEPQGQEHHSDHIYLENSVYRLCPPKGEELPTYEEAKAHSQLLASQRAAAGAGLRAETAQRGAESGARRPDEGLKDLKHGHVRSLSERLMRMSLERNGAKAQSPISASHSFPQLSRQLVPLRGQQHPEGTEPRGPPPEYPYVIPNQDAYLAEPRPCSREGPGFQHPEIRVLPTPVPAAFLPLCPGALGPAGVEALVSAQAVSAGSRLARADAVLRENERLQRESEKLRRELESCAEKASRIQKLESEIQRISEDYENLVKASSKREALEKAMRNKRDCEMRRLQDFNRDLKERLESANKQLASKTQENQDSNQGSVAKLLAQSYEHQQEKEKLEREVSLLRSANEDQRRRAELLEQALGSAQARAAKAEAELRKKRAYVEKVERLQAALGQLQAACEKREQLELRLRTRLEQELKMLRAQQRQAGTASGGTPELSAHTLSEQLREREEKILALEADMTKWEQKYLEECTMRQFAMDAAATAAAQRDTTLISHSPRHSPNSSFNEDLLLASHKHQEMENRLKALHAQILEKDAVIKVLQQRSRRDPSKALQGSLRPAKSVPSIFAASASPIWPGAGQSDRASEGSSRGSTESPPAGKAAAEGTAVSTTLPLPSHSKHGSKDGSTQTDGAAGSSGQGEGTAVLESSATARAPDLSDMVEILI from the exons ATGAGGACGGCGGAGGACTCGAACGGGACGGTGCTGCACCGGCtgatccaggagcagctgcgCTATGGGAATCTCACGGAGAACCGCACTCTGCTGGCCAtccagcagcaggccctgcgCGGCGGCGGAGCCGGCAGCCCCCGCTCCTCCCTGGAGAGCCTCAGCCCGGAGGAGAGCCAGATGGTGCAGCAATCCACGCGGCAGGAGCCGCAGGGCCAGGAGCATCACTCCGACCACATCTACCTGGAGAACAGCGTCTATCGGCTCTGCCCGCCCAAGGGCGAGGAGCTCCCCACCTACGAGGAAGCCAAGGCGCATTCCCAGCTCCTCGCCTCGCAGCGGGCAGCGGCCGGCGCGGGGCTCCGGGCTGAGACCGCCCAGCGCGGGGCCGAGAGCGGGGCCCGGCGCCCCGACGAGGGGCTCAAGGACCTGAAGCACGGCCACGTGCGGTCGCTGAGCGAGCGGCTCATGCGGATGTCGCTGGAGAGGAACGGGGCCAAGGCGCAGAGCCCCATCAGCGCTTCCCACAGCTTCCCGCAGCTCTCCCGGCAGCTCGTCCCCCTGCGCGGGCAGCAGCATCCCGAGGGCACGGAGCCGCGGGGACCGCCCCCGGAATATCCCTATGTCATCCCGAACCAGGACGCTTACCTGGCTGAACCCCGACCCTGCTCCCGGGAAGGTCCTGGATTTCAGCATCCTGAGATCAG GGTGCTGCCCACCCCGGTCCCAGCCGCGTTCCTGCCGCTGTGTCCGGGCGCTCTGGGCCCGGCTGGCGTGGAGGCGCTGGTGAGTGCCCAGGCGGTGTCTGCCGGCAGCCGCCTGGCCCGGGCAGACGCCGTCCTGCGGGAGAACGAGAGGCTCCAGCGGGAGAGCGAGAAGCTGCGGCGGGAGCTGGAGAGCTGTGCCGAGAAGGCGAGCCGCATCCAGAAG CTGGAGAGTGAGATCCAGCGCATCTCGGAGGATTACGAAAACCTCGTCAAGGCATCTTCCAAGCGGGAAGCCTTGGAGAAAGCCATGAGGAACAAGAGAGATTGTGAGATGCGACGGCTCCAGGATTTCAACCGAGACCTGAAAG AGCGACTGGAATCGGCGAACAAGCAGCTGGCCAGCAAGACCCAGGAAAACCAGGACAGCAACCAGGGCAGCGTGGCCAAACTCCTGGCACAGA GCTACGAGCaccagcaggagaaggagaagctggagcgggaggtgtccctgctgcgCAGTGCCAACGAGGACCAGCGGCGGcgggcagagctgctggagcaggcgCTGGGCAGCGCCCAGGCACGGGCGGCCAAGGCAGAAGCCGAGCTCCGGAAGAAACGAGCCTACGTGGAGAAGGTGGAGCGGCTGcaggcagccctggggcagctccaggcCGCCTGCGAGAAgcgggagcagctggagctgcggCTCCGCACCcgcctggagcaggagctgaagaTGCTGCGGGCTCAGCAG AGGCAGGCGGGCACCGCGAGCGGGGGGACGCCGGAGCTGAGCGCCCACACGCTGTcggagcagctgagggagagggaagagaagatCCTGGCGCTGGAGGCCGACATGACCAAGTGGGAGCAGAAGTACCTGGAGGAGTGCACCATGCGCCAGTTCGCCATGGACGCCGCGGCCACGGCGGCCGCCCAGCGCGACACCACCCTCATCAGCCACTCCCCACGGCACTCCCCCAACAGCAGCTTCAACGAGGACCTTCTCCTGGCCAGCCACAAGCACCAGGAGATGGAGAACAG gTTAAAAGCCCTTCATGCCCAAATCTTGGAGAAAGATGCTGTCATCAAGGTCCTGCAGCAGCGCTCGCGGAGGGACCCCAGCAAAGCCCTTCAGGGCTCCCTGAGGCCGGCCAAATCCGTGCCCTCCATCTTCgctgcctctgcctccccaATCTGGCCGGGGGCTGGCCAGAGTGACCGGGCATCTGAGGGCAGCTCCCGTGGCAGCACAG AGTCTCCTCCAGCAGGCAAAGCCGCCGCTGAAGGGACGGCAGTGTCCACCACCCTTCCCTTGCCATCCCACTCGAAGCACGGCAGCAAGGATGGCAGCACACAGACGGACGGAGCGGCCGGGAGCAGCGGGCAGGGCGAGGGCACCGCAGTGCTGG AGAGCTCGGCCACTGCCAGAGCCCCGGACCTGTCTGACATGGTGGAGATCCTGATTTAA